A section of the Solitalea canadensis DSM 3403 genome encodes:
- a CDS encoding PIN domain-containing protein: MIAILDANVLYPAPLRDFLMHLANVKLYQPKWSAQIQEEWVRNLLIKRPDLNMNGIKRTVDLMNEIFPDANVNGFGNLIDGLDLPDPDDRHVLAAAIKSKSKFIITHNLKDFPNTVLKDFNITILHPDDFVLELIENNDVLVIEAFMNQVKKLKNPSRKVPEVLDTLYNQGLKKTVEQIKVKLKIFD; encoded by the coding sequence ATGATTGCAATATTAGACGCCAACGTATTATATCCTGCTCCCTTACGTGATTTTTTGATGCATCTGGCAAACGTGAAGCTTTATCAACCAAAATGGAGTGCTCAAATTCAAGAAGAATGGGTTAGAAATTTATTAATCAAACGACCAGATCTTAATATGAATGGTATTAAGAGAACAGTTGATTTAATGAATGAAATCTTTCCAGATGCGAACGTAAACGGGTTTGGTAATTTGATAGATGGGCTTGATTTACCAGACCCTGATGATCGGCATGTACTTGCTGCAGCTATTAAATCAAAGTCAAAATTTATAATTACGCATAATCTTAAAGACTTCCCCAATACCGTACTAAAAGATTTTAATATAACCATATTACATCCTGATGACTTCGTTTTAGAATTAATAGAAAATAACGATGTATTGGTAATCGAAGCATTTATGAATCAGGTAAAAAAACTAAAAAATCCCTCACGAAAAGTTCCTGAAGTTTTAGATACGCTGTATAATCAGGGTTTAAAGAAAACTGTTGAACAGATAAAAGTAAAATTGAAAATTTTCGATTAA
- a CDS encoding eCIS core domain-containing protein has translation MLSFSYKSTSSEAVTNPNSSHFFAPFIQPKLTVNQPNDSYEQQADAVADQIIRTADVNHSFFRSKDTETSSIQRKCSHCEEEEKLQLKPGSINNPNVNVPASVYQTVNTSGQSLDMGTRSFMESRFGADFNHVRIHTDENAHQSSSAINARAYTHRNHIVFGDGQYQPNTLEGKRLLAHELAHVMQQSTTSNHIQRQKKTPVQSDIENLVKKGKWCRDSAESGKLHPGLQCYREIPAAKGHPPGDQYCFDKDTGAFKESSPDFVSAVSGQLKDGTCDIPMKLTDPPQPFTQRGQRSMGHLIGDIATEDANLIGGSFGAFTGITMGIGLPKGGFGANSLWVPAVLGAFGLYLGSKGLPRFNKFAERRGFLPTISLGGGTNFDLKLGIGLEKRDRPLPIIPINSYLTFGVDTSLGITDEPGINASFLATVGIRVDPKKQGGGFGFGSVGGGFQVGKDASTVGSYNLGLGYRFTDFLDVQVERESITGGEESGSTYWLKLKLVAPQNVLKGH, from the coding sequence ATGTTATCCTTTAGCTATAAATCCACCTCTTCGGAAGCTGTTACGAATCCAAACAGTTCACATTTCTTTGCGCCATTTATTCAACCAAAACTTACCGTTAATCAGCCAAATGATAGCTACGAGCAGCAGGCAGATGCTGTTGCAGATCAAATTATTCGTACGGCTGATGTTAACCATTCCTTCTTTCGATCCAAAGACACAGAAACTTCTTCTATCCAACGTAAATGTTCGCATTGCGAAGAGGAAGAAAAATTGCAGTTAAAACCAGGTTCAATCAATAACCCAAATGTGAATGTTCCTGCAAGTGTTTACCAAACGGTTAATACCTCCGGACAATCATTGGATATGGGTACGAGAAGTTTTATGGAATCAAGGTTTGGAGCCGACTTTAACCACGTACGGATTCATACTGATGAAAATGCACATCAATCGTCATCCGCTATTAATGCAAGGGCTTATACACACCGTAACCATATTGTTTTTGGTGACGGACAATATCAGCCGAATACCCTTGAAGGCAAACGACTGTTGGCTCATGAATTAGCACATGTGATGCAGCAATCAACTACTTCGAATCATATTCAACGTCAGAAAAAAACACCCGTTCAATCGGATATTGAAAATTTAGTAAAAAAAGGCAAATGGTGTCGCGATTCTGCTGAGTCGGGGAAATTGCATCCGGGGTTGCAATGTTATCGGGAAATTCCTGCCGCTAAAGGACATCCACCCGGTGATCAATACTGCTTCGACAAAGATACGGGCGCTTTTAAAGAATCAAGTCCAGATTTTGTATCTGCTGTTTCCGGGCAGTTAAAAGATGGCACTTGTGATATTCCGATGAAACTTACCGATCCGCCTCAGCCATTTACCCAAAGAGGTCAACGATCAATGGGACATTTAATTGGTGATATTGCTACAGAAGATGCGAATTTGATAGGAGGAAGCTTTGGTGCTTTTACAGGCATTACAATGGGTATTGGGCTGCCAAAGGGAGGATTTGGAGCTAACAGCCTTTGGGTACCAGCAGTATTAGGTGCTTTTGGACTTTACCTGGGTAGTAAAGGACTGCCGAGGTTTAATAAATTTGCCGAACGACGCGGTTTTTTACCGACCATTAGTCTTGGTGGAGGTACCAATTTCGACCTAAAATTAGGCATCGGTTTGGAGAAAAGAGACCGGCCATTACCAATAATACCAATAAACTCTTACTTAACCTTTGGAGTGGATACCAGTTTAGGTATTACTGACGAACCGGGAATTAATGCTAGTTTTTTGGCAACCGTAGGCATCAGGGTTGATCCAAAAAAACAAGGAGGTGGTTTTGGTTTTGGTTCTGTTGGCGGTGGATTCCAGGTTGGAAAGGATGCCAGTACTGTTGGATCTTACAATTTAGGACTTGGTTATCGCTTTACTGACTTTCTGGATGTACAAGTAGAACGAGAATCGATAACCGGAGGAGAAGAAAGCGGATCTACTTACTGGCTCAAGCTAAAATTGGTTGCTCCGCAAAATGTGCTCAAAGGACATTAG
- a CDS encoding ATP-binding protein has translation MQSYQHTITCSLAFLQETIDRRLQLFFQKDTAAPFAYPEIVLEDINAPINRFLVHYQVNIEEYIVLLLALTPHIQPNFFDAIIQTYLPNGGDFAEIGGVKGNNHRGTIPTGETALFILGGNDITKRMQVAHYFSPDHFFAKEHILSLEQLRDGEPRMSGKIILQPDYIDLFTIGTISKPVFGPDFPAKSISTKLNWNDLVLNTKTETQIQDIKLWLDHNQALMNDWEMANKVKPGYRALFYGPSGTGKTLTATLLGKQFQKEVYRIDLSQIVSKYIGETEKNLEKVFDKAEHKDWILFFDEADALFGKRTNVQNAHDKYANQEVSYLLQRVEDFPGLIILASNYKSNIDQAFVRRFNAIVHFPMPNTNERYEIWKTSIPPKAKLADDIDLKMLSNKYELTGSSIISVVHYASLQTIHKNSSVIQKKDLIEGIKREYEKEEKVFVS, from the coding sequence TTGCAAAGCTACCAACACACCATTACTTGTTCACTCGCGTTTCTTCAGGAAACAATTGACCGGAGGTTGCAATTGTTTTTTCAGAAAGATACGGCTGCCCCTTTTGCTTATCCTGAGATTGTGCTGGAAGATATTAACGCGCCGATTAATCGATTTTTGGTGCATTATCAGGTAAATATCGAAGAGTATATTGTGTTGCTATTGGCTTTAACACCACATATTCAACCCAATTTTTTTGATGCTATAATTCAAACCTACTTACCTAATGGTGGTGATTTTGCGGAAATAGGAGGAGTAAAGGGAAATAACCATCGTGGAACTATACCAACCGGAGAAACAGCCTTATTTATTCTTGGAGGAAATGATATTACTAAAAGAATGCAAGTAGCCCATTATTTTTCGCCTGATCATTTTTTTGCAAAAGAGCATATACTTAGCCTAGAGCAGCTTCGTGACGGAGAACCTCGTATGAGCGGAAAGATAATACTGCAGCCGGATTATATTGATCTGTTTACGATCGGTACAATTTCTAAACCGGTATTTGGACCTGATTTTCCCGCAAAGAGCATCTCTACAAAACTGAATTGGAATGATTTGGTGCTTAATACCAAAACAGAGACGCAAATACAGGATATCAAATTGTGGCTCGATCATAATCAAGCATTGATGAATGATTGGGAAATGGCTAATAAAGTTAAACCTGGCTACCGGGCGTTGTTCTATGGTCCATCTGGCACCGGTAAAACATTAACCGCCACTCTTTTAGGGAAGCAATTTCAGAAAGAAGTTTATCGTATAGACCTGTCGCAAATTGTTTCAAAATACATTGGCGAAACAGAAAAAAATCTCGAGAAAGTTTTTGACAAAGCCGAACACAAAGATTGGATATTATTTTTTGACGAGGCTGATGCGTTGTTCGGTAAACGTACCAATGTGCAAAATGCGCATGATAAATACGCCAATCAGGAAGTTTCTTACTTGCTGCAGCGGGTAGAAGACTTTCCGGGACTCATCATTTTAGCTTCTAATTATAAGAGTAATATAGACCAGGCATTTGTTCGCCGCTTTAATGCCATTGTTCATTTTCCTATGCCCAACACAAATGAACGGTACGAAATCTGGAAGACGTCAATCCCTCCTAAAGCAAAATTAGCTGATGATATAGATTTGAAAATGCTGTCGAACAAGTATGAGCTTACCGGATCATCCATCATTAGTGTTGTTCATTATGCATCCTTGCAGACCATCCATAAAAATAGCTCGGTCATCCAAAAGAAAGATCTTATTGAAGGCATAAAGCGGGAATATGAAAAGGAAGAGAAGGTGTTTGTAAGTTGA
- a CDS encoding T9SS type A sorting domain-containing protein, with amino-acid sequence MRKLIIFMALLLSFSICVISVSAQVIWLRGDRSAAVTTIWTDISGNQHDATAAKDENPSKTGILNYNPVMVFDGVNDQMKIPYSFEGLSGLTVITVFQSPDTTERNVWSTENALSRKVLLTTRHITGPDSAIDFYGQNEKIPVINTITQNWIGTSVLSTNASLILGNTGKASGNRLFKGGIAEYIVFDKVLEPMVKLQFETYLAIKYGIPLKSNYISSDELVLWSAKDNQQFSNRITGIGRDDVYSLYQKQAKSSYDGINLLTISVNNLAKSNDSNTAKIDDKNFLLWGDNNKPLAIKQGSEQNAAVSFLQRQWLMKVNGNSASKLPTELQVKISKFPADSLGYWLVIDRSGKGDFSEDKLEYIFPDSISADSVAHFANIKWDTDQSGSDVFGFAQSKPLFAMITSQVQPTCSASNGGSVVLKVIGGRGPYQYELRNSSQNSFHKGEGAENITINGLSAGDYTFKLKDSKNDVVERTFSLNLPDELIVNLGEDQDLKLSPNKEIILDATAHINNSSAVTYKWTSSHGFSSDAGKIKVSQSGIYTVTVTNSLGCSFSDEIIVSGSVARKFDVFPAPVAVGDNYNVSVSLNEPEAVILKICDLNGSILKEIKSSDKSEYHFMNSLQVPGMYIVILQTSKGIETKKFMVH; translated from the coding sequence ATGAGAAAATTGATCATTTTTATGGCTCTGCTGCTTTCTTTTAGCATTTGCGTAATTTCTGTATCTGCGCAAGTGATCTGGCTAAGAGGTGACCGTAGTGCTGCTGTAACAACCATTTGGACAGATATTAGTGGTAATCAACATGATGCTACTGCTGCCAAGGACGAAAATCCATCCAAAACCGGAATTTTAAATTATAATCCTGTAATGGTTTTTGATGGGGTAAATGACCAAATGAAAATACCCTACAGTTTCGAAGGTTTATCAGGATTAACGGTAATAACAGTATTTCAATCTCCTGATACAACAGAACGAAATGTATGGAGTACAGAAAATGCGCTGTCAAGAAAAGTTCTGTTAACAACAAGGCACATAACCGGTCCTGATAGTGCAATTGATTTTTATGGTCAGAATGAGAAGATTCCGGTAATTAACACCATTACTCAAAATTGGATCGGAACATCAGTTTTAAGCACAAACGCTTCTTTAATATTGGGAAATACAGGTAAGGCTTCCGGTAACCGGTTGTTTAAAGGGGGAATTGCTGAATACATTGTTTTTGATAAGGTTTTAGAGCCGATGGTCAAGCTTCAATTCGAAACCTATTTGGCCATAAAGTATGGAATTCCTTTAAAGAGTAATTATATAAGTTCTGATGAGCTTGTCTTATGGAGTGCAAAAGATAATCAGCAGTTTTCAAACAGAATAACAGGAATTGGAAGGGATGATGTTTATTCACTGTATCAAAAACAAGCTAAAAGTTCGTATGACGGTATCAATTTGTTAACGATAAGTGTTAACAATCTAGCTAAATCTAATGATAGTAATACTGCTAAAATTGATGATAAGAACTTTTTATTGTGGGGCGACAATAACAAACCTCTTGCTATAAAACAGGGTTCTGAGCAAAATGCGGCTGTTTCTTTTCTCCAACGGCAATGGCTTATGAAGGTGAATGGGAACAGTGCATCAAAGTTGCCTACGGAACTACAGGTTAAAATTTCAAAATTCCCTGCTGATTCATTAGGCTATTGGTTAGTTATAGATAGAAGTGGTAAGGGAGATTTTTCGGAAGATAAGCTGGAGTATATTTTTCCGGATAGTATATCTGCTGATAGTGTAGCTCATTTCGCAAATATCAAATGGGATACAGATCAATCAGGAAGTGATGTATTTGGCTTTGCTCAATCAAAACCACTGTTTGCTATGATTACCTCACAAGTACAACCAACCTGTTCAGCTTCTAATGGAGGAAGTGTTGTCTTAAAGGTAATCGGCGGACGAGGTCCTTATCAGTATGAATTAAGAAATTCATCACAAAACTCCTTTCATAAAGGCGAAGGTGCGGAAAACATCACAATCAACGGATTGAGTGCAGGAGATTATACCTTTAAATTGAAGGATAGCAAGAATGATGTGGTAGAACGCACATTTTCTCTTAATCTACCTGATGAGTTAATTGTAAACCTTGGAGAAGACCAGGACTTAAAACTCTCACCGAATAAAGAAATCATCTTAGACGCAACTGCACATATCAACAATTCAAGTGCTGTAACCTATAAGTGGACGAGTAGTCATGGTTTTAGCAGTGATGCAGGAAAGATAAAGGTATCTCAGTCTGGTATTTACACTGTAACAGTAACGAATTCACTAGGATGTAGTTTTTCGGATGAAATCATAGTTTCTGGATCCGTAGCAAGAAAATTTGATGTATTTCCGGCTCCGGTGGCTGTTGGAGATAATTATAACGTATCAGTATCATTAAATGAACCTGAGGCTGTAATACTTAAGATATGTGACTTAAACGGTAGCATTCTTAAAGAAATAAAAAGCAGTGATAAATCAGAGTATCATTTTATGAACTCATTGCAGGTGCCCGGAATGTATATCGTAATACTACAAACATCCAAGGGAATTGAAACCAAAAAGTTTATGGTTCACTAA
- a CDS encoding eCIS core domain-containing protein: MNKQRLIRSAPSKGSIFFKPRMQSKSIISQPNDSDEQEADTVAEKVMGGGNSESTQTFFKPAVSQIQRKCDSCEQGGKLQLKSDSNHNSTSEVSSGAFKVINSAGQSLDNPTKDFMESRFGHDFSNVHIHDDSNAHESSTAINALAYTHANHIAFAAGQYQPQTDAGKQLLAHELTHVIQQTKAGNPRIQRACADKSVRSQAWVSVKNQHDFAALDGYTPIKGKVYDVFFDGKSYFFCYNDKRVYFKYANTKDRVIPDLETAYNIKVETGGAKWLKSELVLISEALSMLNDTEIANLRGYRFIKQGDVMIEDGDKVVAGLTTQDIIRNEYTIEFWKFCFDGTSDTPVGTKAGVTPGVPCILHEIGHAMMYARSRPYMEAMYFQNKYQKEFDKASADKQKGMKPKLDELKRIHDKAEAAYNKNPSVESEFVKLVKGKPPLTPYSKKNEREAFAEAFAIYKLNPDLLKKKNLKLYQYFKSSGFK, from the coding sequence ATGAATAAACAAAGGTTAATTCGTTCTGCTCCAAGTAAAGGGTCGATTTTTTTTAAACCTCGAATGCAGTCCAAATCGATCATTAGTCAGCCTAATGATAGCGATGAACAGGAAGCAGATACCGTTGCAGAAAAGGTGATGGGAGGGGGAAATAGTGAATCAACACAAACGTTCTTTAAACCCGCAGTGTCACAGATTCAACGTAAATGTGATTCTTGTGAGCAAGGAGGAAAATTACAATTAAAGTCGGACTCCAATCATAATTCCACTAGCGAAGTTTCTTCAGGTGCATTTAAGGTGATTAATTCCGCTGGACAATCATTAGATAATCCAACTAAAGATTTCATGGAATCAAGGTTTGGCCATGATTTTAGTAATGTCCATATTCATGATGATTCCAATGCTCATGAATCGTCTACAGCTATTAATGCCTTAGCCTATACACACGCTAATCATATTGCATTTGCTGCTGGACAATATCAGCCACAAACTGATGCAGGTAAACAACTGCTAGCTCATGAACTCACACATGTGATTCAGCAAACCAAAGCTGGTAATCCTCGTATACAACGCGCTTGTGCCGATAAAAGTGTAAGGAGCCAGGCCTGGGTATCTGTAAAAAACCAGCACGATTTTGCCGCTTTAGATGGTTATACGCCAATTAAAGGAAAGGTCTATGATGTGTTTTTTGATGGTAAGAGTTATTTTTTCTGTTATAACGATAAGCGTGTTTATTTCAAATATGCTAATACTAAAGATAGAGTAATACCAGATCTGGAAACAGCCTATAATATTAAAGTTGAAACCGGTGGAGCAAAATGGTTGAAATCAGAACTTGTATTGATATCGGAAGCGCTTTCTATGCTTAACGATACGGAGATTGCCAACTTGCGTGGTTATCGATTTATCAAACAGGGTGATGTAATGATTGAAGATGGTGACAAGGTGGTGGCAGGGCTTACCACTCAAGACATTATCAGGAATGAATATACCATTGAATTTTGGAAATTCTGTTTTGATGGAACTTCAGATACACCAGTAGGAACTAAAGCAGGGGTAACACCGGGAGTTCCTTGTATACTACATGAAATTGGTCATGCTATGATGTATGCAAGATCGAGGCCATATATGGAGGCTATGTATTTCCAAAATAAGTATCAAAAAGAATTTGATAAAGCCTCTGCCGACAAACAAAAAGGTATGAAGCCAAAACTGGATGAATTAAAACGTATTCATGATAAAGCTGAAGCAGCGTACAACAAAAATCCTTCGGTTGAATCTGAGTTTGTGAAACTGGTAAAAGGTAAACCTCCGTTAACACCTTACTCAAAGAAAAATGAACGCGAAGCATTTGCCGAGGCATTTGCAATTTATAAATTGAATCCTGATTTATTGAAGAAAAAGAACCTAAAGCTTTATCAGTATTTTAAAAGTAGTGGTTTTAAATAA
- a CDS encoding helix-turn-helix domain-containing protein produces the protein METVLERTSKADQEIAKKSISKIRRINSLKTSITDTGFIQFTFQGSDEPLSIPKKAMALLNVILDNMAQGKSITLLPSDSEISTQEAADILNISRPYLVKLIEDGAIPFKKVGTHRRLNLNDVIEYDLRMKKIRDKKLEELAKLAQEMNLGY, from the coding sequence ATGGAAACAGTATTGGAACGTACTTCAAAAGCTGATCAGGAAATTGCAAAAAAGTCGATTTCCAAAATTCGGAGAATTAATTCCTTAAAAACCAGTATTACTGATACAGGCTTTATCCAGTTTACTTTTCAGGGAAGTGATGAGCCTTTGTCTATTCCTAAAAAAGCTATGGCATTATTAAATGTAATATTAGATAATATGGCACAAGGTAAATCTATCACCTTACTACCATCTGATTCTGAAATAAGTACTCAAGAAGCTGCAGATATTTTAAATATTTCCAGGCCATATCTCGTTAAGCTAATTGAAGATGGTGCAATTCCATTTAAAAAAGTTGGTACGCACAGAAGACTAAACTTAAATGATGTAATTGAATATGACCTTCGAATGAAAAAGATTAGAGATAAGAAATTGGAAGAGTTGGCAAAATTAGCGCAAGAAATGAATTTGGGCTATTAA